In Enterobacter sp. 638, a single window of DNA contains:
- the metA gene encoding homoserine O-succinyltransferase, with the protein MPIRVQDELPAVNFLREENVFVMKASRATGQEIRPLKVLILNLMPKKIETENQFLRLLSNSPLQVDVQLLRIDARESRNTPSEHLNNFYCDFEDIRNDNFDGLIVTGAPLGLVEFNDVAYWPQIKQVLEWAKDHVTSTLFVCWAVQAALNILYGIPKQTRSDKLSGVYEHHILHPHALLTRGFDDFFLAPHSRYADFPAALIRDYTDLEILAETEDGDAYLFASKDKRIAFVTGHPEYDAHTLASEFFRDVEAGLSPEVPYNYFPKNDPQIPPRASWRSHGNLLFINWLNYYVYQITPYDLRHMNPTLE; encoded by the coding sequence ATGCCGATTCGGGTGCAGGACGAGCTACCAGCCGTCAATTTTTTGCGAGAAGAAAACGTCTTTGTGATGAAGGCCTCGCGTGCGACAGGTCAGGAAATTCGTCCGCTGAAGGTCCTTATCCTCAATCTGATGCCCAAAAAAATCGAAACGGAAAACCAGTTCCTTCGCCTTCTGTCGAACTCCCCGCTGCAGGTGGATGTTCAGCTTTTACGTATCGATGCACGCGAGTCACGCAACACTCCTTCGGAGCACCTCAACAACTTTTACTGTGATTTTGAAGATATCCGTAACGATAATTTCGATGGATTGATTGTCACGGGGGCACCGCTTGGGCTGGTAGAGTTTAACGATGTCGCCTATTGGCCGCAGATCAAACAGGTTCTGGAGTGGGCTAAAGATCATGTGACTTCAACGCTGTTTGTCTGTTGGGCGGTCCAGGCGGCACTGAATATTCTTTATGGCATCCCTAAACAGACGCGTTCAGACAAGCTGTCTGGCGTCTACGAACACCATATTCTTCATCCACACGCGTTGCTGACGCGTGGTTTTGATGACTTTTTCCTGGCGCCTCATTCACGCTATGCTGATTTTCCGGCCGCACTTATTCGTGATTACACCGATCTGGAAATCCTGGCCGAGACGGAAGATGGGGATGCCTATCTCTTTGCCAGCAAAGACAAGCGTATTGCCTTTGTCACGGGGCATCCTGAATACGACGCCCATACTCTGGCAAGCGAGTTTTTCCGTGATGTCGAAGCGGGCCTGAGCCCGGAAGTGCCGTACAATTATTTCCCCAAAAACGATCCGCAAATCCCGCCCAGAGCCTCCTGGCGTAGCCACGGTAATTTGCTGTTTATCAACTGGCTC
- the purD gene encoding phosphoribosylamine--glycine ligase, translating into MKVLVIGNGGREHALAWKAAQSPRVSTVFVAPGNAGTALEPTLQNVAIGVTDIPALLNFAQSEKIDLTIVGPEAPLVIGVVDAFRAAGLTIFGPTEGAAQLEGSKAFTKDFLARHKIPTGEYQNFTEVEPALAYLREKGAPIVIKADGLAAGKGVIVAMTLEEAEAAVQDMLAGNAFGDAGHRIVIEEFLDGEEASFIVMVDGEHVLPMATSQDHKRVGDADTGPNTGGMGAYSPAPVVTDEVHQRTMDRIIWPTVKGMAAEGNTYTGFLYAGLMIDKQGNPKVIEFNCRFGDPETQPIMLRMKSDLVELCLAACEGKLDEKTSEWDDRASLGVVIAAGGYPGDYRNGDEIHGLPLEEVDGGKVFHAGTKLADDDRVLTNGGRVLCATALGNTVAEAQKRAYALMADIHWDGSFSRNDIGYRAIAREQGE; encoded by the coding sequence ATGAAAGTATTAGTCATTGGTAACGGCGGGCGCGAGCACGCTCTGGCATGGAAAGCTGCGCAGTCGCCGCGGGTGAGCACCGTTTTTGTCGCGCCGGGTAACGCTGGTACGGCACTGGAACCCACTCTGCAGAATGTGGCTATCGGTGTGACCGATATTCCGGCGCTGCTGAATTTTGCTCAGAGCGAGAAAATCGATCTCACCATCGTCGGTCCGGAAGCACCGCTGGTCATTGGCGTGGTTGATGCATTCCGCGCCGCTGGCCTGACAATCTTTGGTCCTACAGAAGGCGCTGCACAGCTGGAAGGCTCTAAAGCGTTCACTAAAGATTTCCTCGCGCGTCATAAAATCCCGACGGGCGAATATCAGAACTTCACTGAAGTTGAACCTGCACTGGCTTATTTGCGTGAAAAAGGCGCACCGATCGTCATTAAAGCCGACGGTCTGGCGGCCGGTAAAGGCGTTATCGTCGCGATGACGCTCGAAGAAGCCGAAGCCGCGGTTCAGGATATGCTGGCGGGCAACGCTTTTGGCGATGCGGGTCATCGTATCGTGATTGAGGAGTTCCTCGACGGTGAAGAGGCCAGCTTTATTGTCATGGTTGACGGCGAGCACGTGCTGCCGATGGCCACCAGCCAGGATCACAAACGCGTTGGCGATGCGGATACCGGGCCGAATACCGGCGGAATGGGCGCTTACTCTCCGGCACCGGTTGTGACTGATGAAGTCCACCAGCGCACCATGGACCGCATCATCTGGCCAACCGTCAAAGGTATGGCAGCAGAAGGCAACACCTACACCGGTTTCCTGTACGCCGGTCTGATGATCGACAAGCAGGGCAATCCAAAAGTTATCGAATTCAACTGCCGCTTCGGTGACCCAGAAACTCAGCCAATCATGCTGCGTATGAAGTCCGATCTGGTTGAACTGTGTCTGGCAGCATGCGAAGGCAAGCTGGATGAGAAAACATCCGAGTGGGACGATCGCGCTTCTCTGGGCGTGGTGATCGCTGCGGGCGGTTATCCGGGTGATTATCGCAACGGTGACGAGATCCACGGCCTGCCGCTCGAAGAAGTCGATGGCGGTAAAGTGTTCCACGCCGGGACGAAACTCGCAGACGACGATCGTGTATTGACCAATGGCGGGCGCGTACTGTGCGCAACGGCGCTGGGAAATACGGTTGCTGAAGCGCAGAAACGTGCGTATGCACTGATGGCTGATATTCACTGGGACGGCAGCTTTAGCCGCAACGATATTGGTTATCGTGCGATTGCACGCGAGCAAGGCGAGTAA
- the purH gene encoding bifunctional phosphoribosylaminoimidazolecarboxamide formyltransferase/IMP cyclohydrolase, whose translation MQQRRPVRRALLSVSDKAGIVEFAQALSARGVELLSTGGTARLLADKGLPVTEVSDYTGFPEMMDGRVKTLHPKVHGGILGRRGQDDGIMEQHDIAPIDMVVVNLYPFAQTVARENCSLEDAVENIDIGGPTMVRSAAKNHKDVAIVVKSSDYDVIIKEMDANEGSLLLATRFDLAIKAFEHTAAYDSMIANYFGSLVPAYHGESNEPSGRFPRTLNLNFIKKQDMRYGENSHQNAAFYIEEEIKEASVATAQQVQGKALSYNNIADTDAALECVKEFSEPACVIVKHANPCGVAVSTSILEAYDRAYKTDPTSAFGGIIAFNRELDAETAQAIISRQFVEVIIAPSATEEALKITAAKQNVRVLVCGQWAKRVPGLDFKRVNGGLLVQDRDLGMVTAGGLRFVTQRQPTEQELRDALFCWKVAKFVKSNAIVYSKENMTIGIGAGQMSRVYSAKIAGIKASDEGLEVKGSAMASDAFFPFRDGIDAAAAVGVTCVIQPGGSIRDDEVIAAADEHGIAMIFTDMRHFRH comes from the coding sequence ATGCAACAACGTCGTCCAGTCCGCCGCGCTCTGCTCAGTGTTTCTGACAAAGCCGGTATCGTCGAATTCGCTCAGGCACTTTCTGCACGTGGTGTAGAACTGCTATCCACAGGCGGCACCGCTCGCCTGTTAGCAGATAAAGGTCTGCCGGTAACCGAAGTGTCCGATTACACCGGTTTCCCGGAAATGATGGATGGACGCGTAAAGACCCTGCATCCGAAAGTACACGGCGGCATTCTCGGTCGTCGCGGCCAGGACGACGGCATCATGGAACAACACGACATCGCCCCGATCGATATGGTGGTCGTTAACCTTTATCCGTTCGCCCAAACCGTCGCACGCGAAAACTGCTCACTGGAAGACGCCGTTGAGAACATTGATATCGGTGGCCCGACCATGGTGCGCTCCGCGGCGAAGAACCATAAAGATGTTGCCATCGTAGTAAAGAGCAGTGACTACGACGTCATTATTAAAGAAATGGATGCCAACGAAGGTTCTCTTCTGCTGGCGACCCGTTTCGACCTCGCCATCAAAGCGTTTGAACACACCGCCGCTTACGACAGCATGATCGCCAACTACTTTGGTAGCCTGGTTCCGGCCTATCACGGCGAAAGCAACGAACCTTCAGGTCGTTTCCCGCGTACCCTCAATCTGAACTTCATTAAGAAGCAGGATATGCGTTACGGCGAAAACAGCCACCAGAACGCAGCCTTCTATATAGAAGAAGAAATTAAAGAGGCGTCCGTCGCCACTGCTCAACAAGTTCAAGGCAAAGCGCTCTCTTATAACAACATCGCCGATACCGATGCGGCGCTGGAGTGTGTGAAAGAGTTCAGCGAGCCGGCATGCGTCATCGTGAAACATGCCAATCCGTGTGGCGTTGCCGTCAGCACGTCTATTCTTGAAGCCTACGACCGGGCTTACAAAACCGATCCGACGTCCGCGTTCGGCGGCATTATCGCGTTTAACCGTGAACTTGATGCCGAGACGGCACAGGCAATCATCTCCCGTCAGTTTGTCGAAGTGATCATCGCGCCTTCCGCAACAGAAGAAGCCCTGAAAATCACCGCAGCCAAACAAAACGTTCGCGTGCTGGTTTGTGGTCAGTGGGCTAAGCGCGTTCCAGGTCTGGATTTCAAACGTGTTAATGGCGGCCTGCTGGTTCAGGATCGTGATTTGGGCATGGTGACTGCGGGCGGCCTGCGTTTCGTGACTCAACGTCAGCCAACCGAACAAGAACTGCGTGACGCGCTGTTCTGCTGGAAGGTCGCCAAATTTGTTAAATCCAACGCGATTGTGTATTCGAAAGAGAATATGACGATCGGCATAGGCGCAGGCCAGATGAGCCGCGTCTACTCTGCCAAAATCGCCGGTATTAAAGCCAGCGACGAAGGCCTGGAAGTAAAAGGCTCCGCAATGGCATCTGACGCCTTCTTCCCGTTCCGCGACGGTATTGATGCAGCAGCAGCCGTTGGCGTGACCTGTGTTATCCAGCCGGGCGGATCCATTCGTGATGATGAAGTCATCGCCGCCGCTGACGAACACGGCATCGCCATGATCTTCACCGACATGCGTCACTTCCGCCATTAA